In the genome of Roseovarius sp. Pro17, the window ACAGATTCTCGGGCGCTGGCCCTTTGCGGATGCGTCCGGCAGTGTCGTAATGTGACCCATGGCAGGGGCAGAACCACCCGCCGAAATCGCCCGCACCATCACCGATGGGAACGCAGCCCAGATGAGTGCAGACACCGATCATGACCAGCCATTCTTCGGCGGCGTCGCCTTCGGCACCCGGCACGGCAATGGTGCGGTTCGCGTCGGTCGCGGGCTGCACGCCATCTAGATTCGGGTTTTGCGATGTGGGGTCGATCAGACTGGCGACATCCACGTCGCGCGCGGCGTCAATCTCGGCCTGGCTGCGGCGGCGAACAAACACCGGCTTGCCCAGATATTTGACCGTGATCTGCGTGCCGACGGCGACATCCGCGACATCGACCCGGATTGAGCTGAGGGCCTGAACATCCGCGGAAGGATTCATCTGATTGACCAGCGGCCAGATGGCGGCACCGGCCGCGACCGTGCCGGCACCGGCAGTCGCGTAATAGAGGAAGTCCCTCCGGTTGCCTTCGTGATCGTCTGCGTGGGACACGAGGTTTACTCCATTCTCAAGGGCAATGTTGCCAGCCCAATATGGGTTCTGAGCCGCAGGAGTCCCGCGACCGTTCCGAGACGGGTTTTAGCGAGGGTTTTCCAGCCCGTCCAGTGCGCAATGCCGCATAACGTGCAGGGGCGCGCATGTGTCGCGCTTGAGCCGGGGGGCCGCGCGGTGTAAGACCACCCATAATACAGCCGCCAAACTTGAAAGCGCCCTTGCCATGTCTCACCTGATGCCGAACCTCATCAAGACCGCGGCTGCTGCCGCAATGCTGATGGCCGCCTCGCCTGCCGCCGCCGAGCTGGAGCTGAGCCTTTATCTAGGCACGCAGACCGCCAGCGACAGCGACGCGTCGGGTTATCTGCCGGATGGAACGCCGTTCAACCGCAATGTGGACTGGAAGGGTAAAGCCTTTGAGAACCCTTATTATTATGGTGGCCGCGCGATGTGGTGGACCAACAGCAATCTCGGTTTCGGCATCGAGGGCACCCACACCAAGGCCTATGCCAGCGCCGCCGACCGCGCCGCGATCGGCGTTGATCGGCTGGAATTCACGGATGGACATAACATCTTTACCGCTAACGTGATGAAGCGGTTTCCCGACGCCTTTGCCGGCAGCAATTTCACGCCCTATGCCGGGGCCGGTATCGGTATCGCCGTGCCGCATGTCGACATTCTAGCCTCCGGCGCAAGCAACCGCACCTATGGTTATGAGACGACCGGCCTTGCCCTCCGCGGTATCGCGGGTATG includes:
- the petA gene encoding ubiquinol-cytochrome c reductase iron-sulfur subunit; this translates as MSHADDHEGNRRDFLYYATAGAGTVAAGAAIWPLVNQMNPSADVQALSSIRVDVADVAVGTQITVKYLGKPVFVRRRSQAEIDAARDVDVASLIDPTSQNPNLDGVQPATDANRTIAVPGAEGDAAEEWLVMIGVCTHLGCVPIGDGAGDFGGWFCPCHGSHYDTAGRIRKGPAPENLWIPIAEFADETTIKLG
- a CDS encoding outer membrane protein; translated protein: MSHLMPNLIKTAAAAAMLMAASPAAAELELSLYLGTQTASDSDASGYLPDGTPFNRNVDWKGKAFENPYYYGGRAMWWTNSNLGFGIEGTHTKAYASAADRAAIGVDRLEFTDGHNIFTANVMKRFPDAFAGSNFTPYAGAGIGIAVPHVDILASGASNRTYGYETTGLALRGIAGMKYALSDNWSLFGEYQIVWSDNDVTIDPDPGETPGKLRTELLTHAVNVGISYNF